The following coding sequences are from one Methanobacterium sp. window:
- the argF gene encoding ornithine carbamoyltransferase gives MKHLLSMEDARDEVDEILNLAGKFKKGEIPGEPLAKKSLAMIFEKASTRTRVSFEVGMYQLGGNALYLSRDDLQLGRGEIIEDTAKAMSRYVDGVMIRAIEHDDVLEFSQNSSVPVINGLTNREHPCQAFADLLTIYESKGSFDVTLSYIGDGNNVCNSLLFASAFVGMDMNVVCPSDYKPDFEIVKKAEEYAEMSGSKIKITDNIEEGLKGSDVIYTDVWVSMGDEAETSKRINDLKNYQVNKEALKLADPDVIVLHCLPAIRGQEITDDVINSDHSVIWDQAENRLHAQKAILYKLLKD, from the coding sequence GAAACATCTTTTATCAATGGAGGATGCCCGGGATGAAGTGGATGAAATACTGAATCTTGCAGGGAAATTTAAAAAGGGGGAAATCCCTGGAGAGCCGTTAGCCAAAAAATCACTGGCAATGATATTTGAAAAGGCATCTACAAGAACAAGGGTATCTTTTGAAGTAGGCATGTATCAGCTAGGTGGAAACGCTCTTTATCTATCAAGAGATGACCTGCAGCTTGGCCGTGGTGAGATAATAGAAGATACGGCCAAAGCCATGAGTAGATATGTTGATGGCGTGATGATACGGGCCATAGAACATGATGATGTTTTAGAATTTTCACAAAATTCAAGTGTACCTGTAATAAACGGGCTTACAAACAGAGAACACCCCTGCCAGGCATTTGCAGACCTTTTAACAATATATGAAAGTAAAGGAAGCTTTGATGTGACGTTGTCTTACATTGGGGATGGTAATAATGTTTGTAATTCCTTATTATTTGCATCTGCATTTGTGGGTATGGATATGAATGTTGTATGTCCTTCAGACTACAAACCAGACTTTGAAATTGTTAAAAAAGCCGAAGAATATGCAGAAATGTCAGGTTCAAAGATAAAAATTACTGATAACATTGAAGAAGGACTTAAGGGCTCTGATGTTATTTATACAGATGTTTGGGTGAGTATGGGTGATGAAGCTGAAACATCTAAACGAATTAATGATTTAAAAAATTATCAGGTGAATAAAGAGGCTTTAAAACTTGCAGATCCAGATGTTATTGTGTTGCATTGTCTCCCAGCTATAAGAGGTCAGGAAATCACAGATGATGTTATTAATTCTGATCATTCTGTAATCTGGGATCAGGCTGAAAATAGATTGCATGCTCAAAAGGCAATTCTTTACAAGCTTTTAAAGGATTAA
- a CDS encoding TetR/AcrR family transcriptional regulator — MTDETKEKLVDAALKLFAEEGYVGTKTRIIAHEAGFSEMTLFRKFKTKENLFDTVLVEKKELILDEIYSIFNRNKVKDPAESFRLLIEYFYRLIEDHFQCISIYVNERRRVSDSILEEFIDHLSQYLERKYPEIKINSRVFAFNILSFLYLLILDKNMGYSFVDHEKAVKEFIEYNKAFLI; from the coding sequence ATGACTGATGAAACTAAAGAAAAATTAGTTGACGCGGCTTTAAAACTGTTTGCAGAAGAAGGATATGTCGGAACTAAAACAAGAATTATAGCTCATGAAGCAGGTTTTAGTGAAATGACATTGTTCAGAAAATTTAAAACTAAAGAAAATCTATTTGACACAGTTTTGGTAGAAAAGAAGGAATTGATACTGGATGAAATATATTCAATATTTAATAGAAATAAAGTAAAAGACCCGGCAGAGTCTTTTAGACTCCTAATTGAATATTTTTACAGATTAATTGAAGACCATTTCCAATGCATCAGTATATATGTTAATGAAAGACGTAGAGTGTCTGATAGCATTCTTGAAGAATTTATTGACCATTTAAGCCAGTATTTAGAAAGAAAATATCCAGAAATTAAAATTAACAGCAGAGTATTTGCTTTTAATATACTATCATTTTTATATCTGCTTATACTGGATAAAAATATGGGATATAGTTTTGTTGATCATGAAAAAGCAGTTAAAGAATTTATAGAGTATAATAAAGCTTTTCTTATTTAA